In Centropristis striata isolate RG_2023a ecotype Rhode Island chromosome 15, C.striata_1.0, whole genome shotgun sequence, a genomic segment contains:
- the tm7sf2 gene encoding delta(14)-sterol reductase TM7SF2 — protein sequence MHKYIITIPSLLLHALHRSLIMKPNSQPLKHRSSHDTEREFGGTLGAICIPIFLPLTVLFLTSVSRSPEASVLQWPPPLPSADQLWDPLAPVLLLGWIALHALLYVLPLGKVSEGLVLRDGTRLKYPINGFHGLCISGVLLMLLVGLGAPLGYLFELLLPLAVCAIAVSFLFSVYLYIRSFWVPSHGLALGGNTGNPLYDFFIGRELNPRIGNFDLKYFCELRPGLIGWVVINLGMLMKEVELRGSPSLAMILVNSFQLLYVADALWNEEAVLTTMDIVHDGFGFMLVFGDLAWVPFTYGLQAAFLVVHPQALSSLGAATIIALNGIGYYIFRKSNSQKNQFRRDPSHPSVARLETIATATGKRLLVSGWWGLVRHPNYLGDLLMALAWSLPCGFSHLLPYFYVIYFTVLLIHREDRDERQCRAKYGLAWDTYCRRVPYRIFPYIY from the exons gAGCCTTATAATGAAGCCAAACAGCCAACCACTCAAACACAGATCCTCACATGACACAGAGAGGGAATTTGGAGGAACCCTGG GTGCTATATGCATACCCATCTTCCTCCCGTTGACGGTGCTGTTCCTGACCTCTGTGAGTCGATCCCCAGAGGCCAGTGTGCTCCAGTggccccctcccctcccctccgcTGACCAGCTGTGGGACCCTCTGGCCCCCGTGCTGCTGCTGGGCTGGATCGCTCTGCATGCCCTCCTCTATGTGCTGCCATTAGGAAAG GTGTCTGAAGGATTAGTGCTGAGGGATGGAACACGTCTCAAGTATCCCATAAATG GTTTTCATGGCCTGTGCATCAGCGGTGTGTTGCTGATGTTGTTAGTGGGGCTCGGGGCTCCTCTCGGGTATCtgtttgagctgctgctgcctctggcAGTGTGTGCAATAGCAGTGTCATTCCTGTTCTCCGTCTACCTCTACATCCGCTCCTTCTGGGTTCCTTCTCATGGCCTCGCTTTGGGGGGCAACACAG GAAATCCTCTGTATGACTTCTTCATCGGACGGGAGTTGAACCCCCGGATTGGAAACTTTGACCTTAAATATTTCTGTGAGCTCAGACCGGGTCTGATTGGCTGG GTGGTCATAAACCTTGGCATGCTGATGAAGGAGGTGGAGCTTCGAGGCTCCCCCTCGCTCGCCATGATTCTGGTCAACAGTTTCCAGCTGCTGTACGTGGCCGATGCTCTGTGGAACGAG GAGGCTGTACTGACCACTATGGACATTGTGCATGATGGTTTTGGCTTCATGTTGGTGTTTGGGGACCTGGCCTGGGTTCCCTTTACATACGGCCTGCAGGCTGCCTTCCTGGTTGTGCACCCACAGGCTCTAAGTTCACTCGGGGCAGCAACTATAATAGCACTGAATG GTATTGGATATTATATTTTCAGAAAATCCAACTCACAGAAGAACCAGTTCAGAAGAGACCCTTCACATCCAAGTGTTGCAA GACTAGAGACCATTGCCACAGCAACAGGGAAACGGCTGCTGGTGTCTGGTTGGTGGGGTCTTGTTCGTCATCCGAATTACCTCGGTGACCTCCTCATGGCCCTGGCGTGGTCCCTGCCATGTG GATTCTCACATCTTCTGCCTTACTTCTACGTCATTTATTTTACCGTTTTGTTGATTCACCGAGAGGACCGCGATGAGAGACAGTGCAGGGCCAAATATGGCTTAGCGTGGGACACCTACTGTCGGCGTGTCCCCTACAGGATCTTCCCTTATATCTACTGA